Proteins encoded together in one Theileria parva strain Muguga chromosome 3 map unlocalized ctg_530, whole genome shotgun sequence window:
- a CDS encoding putative integral membrane protein, whose translation MGNHATQEKQTLFNSWKYPNRYITLALYFLMSVIGSTFYLGGCEMKSMLYKARTYEELTYNVDYIRIFTVGVTEYLDCDERRDAIQNLFNIGNWSKFLCALIVGVAVDLIGPKFTYTFAQLVQFIFWILVVALPRNGKLLQTCFFFLGATAEATVLPLTTIWRKFKRDRSLIIALTTCGVGLSNVFPLILGKIFANYAIREDRFYVVMVVYTVLTNLVCLVLGALFVRNTLPGDKRSKAGRPVVRFGDVQIIKISYLSDEFEDDQEEDEFVEEEGEDESMSIDTKNYYLRKNQSSLSLESAKVDKMKLRWVRIKDFLKSRKLLELIIFVVSMGLVLDSMEFFNRIKKVILSPKGENVSSFVRYFQYLRFIPAPFVGIIIDRFGPEALNFFTYFCMFMCLSLAAIDSYGAKVASIVFYYLAYSSGIPGIYSKIVYRFSNMYGTFCGLVFCFTGILALCKIRVYKILLGEPDRFTQYVKNTSLQLYIMGICIALIISILSHNITKEN comes from the exons ATGGGCAATCATGCAACGCAAGAGAAACAAACTCTCTTCAACAGCTGGAAATATCCTAACCGATATATCACCCTCGCCTTATACTTTCTCATGAGCGTCATCGGAA GTACTTTTTATTTGGGCGGCTGCGAGATGAAGTCAATGTTGTATAAGGCGAGGACTTACGAGGAGCTGACGTATAACGTCGACTACATCAGGATCTTCACAGTTGGAGTCACAGAGTACTTGG ACTGTGACGAGAGGAGGGATGCGATACAGAACCTGTTCAATATTGGAAATTGGTCCAAATTTCTATGCGCCCTAATAGTTGGCGTAGCCGTTGACCTCATAGGCCCAAAGTTTACCTACACCTTTGCACAGCTGGTCCAGTTCATCTTCTGGATCCTAGTCGTAGCACTTCCCAGAAACGGAAAACTACTCCAAACCTGCTTCTTCTTCCTCGGAGCCACAGCCGAAGCCACCGTTCTCCCCCTCACAACCA TTTGGAGAAAATTTAAGAGGGACAGGTCGTTGATAATAGCGTTGACGACGTGTGGAGTGGGTTTATCGAACGTGTTTCCGCTAATCTTGGGTAAGATATTCGCGAACTACGCGATTCGGGAGGACCGGTTTTACGTTGTCATGGTCGTGTACACCGTGTTAACCAACCTCGTCTGCCTAGTCCTGGGTGCTTTATTTGTCCGAAATACGCTCCCAGGTGATAAAAGAAGTAAGGCCGGAAGACCCGTGGTAAGATTCGGCGACGtccaaataattaaaataagttaCCTGTCAGACGAGTTTGAAGATGATCAAGAGGAAGATGAATTTGTAGAAGAAGAAGGGGAAGACGAATCTATGAGTATTGATACGAAAAATTACTACTTGAGAAAGAACCAGTCGAGTCTCTCGTTAGAGAGTGCAAAGGTGGATAAGATGAAGCTGAGGTGGGTGAGGATTAAGGATTTTCTCAAATCGAGAAAGCTCCTGGAGCTGATCATCTTCGTGGTTTCCATGGGTTTAGTTTTGGACTCTATGGAGTTTTTCAACAGAATTAAGAAGGTAATCCTGAGCCCAAAGGGAGAAAACGTCAGCTCGTTCGTGAGATATTTCCAGTACCTGAGGTTTATCCCGGCGCCGTTCGTCGGAATTATCATTGACCGATTCGGGCCCGAAGCACTCAACTTCTTCACATACTTTTGC ATGTTTATGTGTCTTTCCCTCGCTGCAATTGATTCGTACGGGGCAAAAGTCGCCTCAATTGTCTTTTATTACCTGGCCTATTCCAGTGGAATTCCAGGCATATACTCGAAGATTGTGTACAGATTCTCAAACATGTACGGGACCTTCTGCGGGCTAGTGTTCTGCTTCACTGGGATCCTGGCACTGTGCAAGATCCGAGTTTACAAAATCCTACTCGGTGAACCTGATAGGTTCACACAGTACGTTAAGAACACATCACTCCAACTCTACATC ATGGGAATCTGCATAGCCCTGATCATATCAATACTCAGCCATAACATCACAAAGGAGAACTAA